The Pricia mediterranea genome includes a window with the following:
- a CDS encoding SDR family NAD(P)-dependent oxidoreductase codes for MKFNLANKTAIVTGGGSGIGKAISKTLAAQGAHVHILELKPTAAEDAVKEIESEGGHATVHTCDVSESDAVTQTLEAIGKRGTIDILVNNAGIAHIGKVEDTTPEDMDRIYKVNVKGVYNCMHATVPHMKKKGGVILNMASIAGSVGINDRFAYSMSKGAALSMMYSVAKDYLQYNIRCNSISPARIHTPFVEGYLQNNFPDNRDEKFEELSKTQPIGRMGMPQEVADLVLYLCSDEASFITGTDFPIDGGFIRLNGN; via the coding sequence ATGAAATTCAATTTAGCAAATAAAACTGCCATCGTCACTGGTGGCGGCAGTGGTATCGGAAAGGCCATCTCCAAGACCTTGGCGGCGCAGGGGGCCCACGTACATATTCTGGAGTTAAAGCCAACGGCGGCCGAAGACGCGGTGAAGGAAATCGAATCTGAAGGCGGACACGCGACCGTGCATACTTGCGATGTATCCGAATCCGATGCCGTGACACAAACACTGGAGGCTATTGGGAAAAGAGGTACGATCGATATTCTGGTCAACAATGCCGGTATTGCCCATATCGGGAAAGTAGAAGATACTACGCCCGAAGACATGGACAGAATATATAAAGTCAACGTAAAGGGCGTGTACAATTGTATGCACGCCACGGTTCCCCACATGAAGAAAAAAGGTGGGGTCATCTTGAATATGGCCTCGATAGCCGGATCTGTGGGAATCAATGATCGCTTTGCCTATTCGATGTCCAAAGGCGCAGCTTTGAGTATGATGTATTCGGTGGCGAAGGATTACTTGCAGTACAACATCCGATGCAACAGCATCTCCCCGGCACGAATCCACACCCCTTTCGTAGAAGGCTATCTTCAAAACAATTTTCCGGACAATCGGGATGAAAAGTTTGAGGAACTTTCAAAGACCCAGCCTATCGGGCGCATGGGCATGCCTCAAGAAGTAGCCGATCTGGTCTTGTATCTCTGCTCCGACGAAGCCTCGTTCATTACGGGAACCGATTTCCCTATAGATGGGGGATTCATCCGCTTGAACGGGAATTGA